One window from the genome of [Clostridium] celerecrescens 18A encodes:
- the nudC gene encoding NAD(+) diphosphatase encodes MIQDIFPHVFHNEFHIKTPGMDSYFLYFQDGSLLLNHRTSKRIPQFEDLKSQSKDAMSCSDYLFSIDHMDFFLIDETAVTLTETDSLNFYETGIIRDLKPMWVSFAAISAGQLHRFYGSNRFCGCCGSPMMKSKKERSMVCSSCGNTVYPKIAPAVIVAVTYNGKLLLTKYAGREYTRYALIAGYTEFGETLEETVNREVMEEVGLRVKNIRYYKNQPWGFSDSILVGYWAELDGSPQVRLDETELSTADWMAPEDIPDDFTNLSLTHEMILLFKNGKVIK; translated from the coding sequence ATGATTCAGGATATTTTCCCCCATGTTTTCCATAACGAATTTCATATAAAAACACCTGGCATGGACAGTTATTTTCTTTATTTCCAGGATGGCAGTCTCCTTCTTAATCACAGGACTTCCAAAAGAATCCCTCAGTTTGAAGATTTAAAAAGCCAGAGCAAGGATGCCATGTCCTGCTCTGACTATCTTTTTTCCATTGACCATATGGATTTTTTTCTTATAGATGAAACAGCAGTTACCCTGACAGAAACAGATTCACTTAACTTTTATGAAACAGGCATCATAAGGGATCTAAAGCCTATGTGGGTGTCCTTTGCGGCTATTTCCGCAGGACAGCTGCACCGGTTTTACGGCTCCAACCGGTTCTGCGGCTGCTGTGGCTCTCCTATGATGAAAAGTAAAAAAGAAAGATCCATGGTCTGTTCCTCCTGCGGCAATACCGTTTACCCAAAGATTGCTCCAGCCGTCATTGTTGCTGTCACGTACAACGGAAAGCTTCTGCTGACTAAGTATGCCGGAAGGGAATATACCCGGTACGCCCTGATTGCAGGTTATACAGAATTCGGAGAAACCCTGGAAGAAACGGTAAACCGGGAAGTGATGGAGGAAGTAGGGCTCCGGGTCAAAAATATCCGCTATTATAAAAACCAGCCATGGGGATTCAGCGATTCCATTTTAGTCGGATACTGGGCTGAGCTGGATGGTTCTCCACAGGTCCGCCTGGATGAAACAGAATTATCCACAGCCGACTGGATGGCTCCTGAGGATATCCCTGATGATTTCACTAATTTAAGCCTGACCCATGAAATGATTCTTCTTTTCAAAAATGGAAAGGTCATAAAATAA
- a CDS encoding biotin transporter BioY, translating to MNTAKSFQTKSSSANRITTKELVLAGMFAAVLAVISQLSIPMPTGVPITIQIFGVALIGTVLGWKLGFLATLIYILLGAVGLPVFSNFRGGIQFLLDLTGGYKWGWLIMVLLCGIRPKTGSKLLNTILIFLLPILGTLIDEAIGGLQWAALSGDMSVSAVFSYSIVAFVPKDIILTVIAVITGIPIRKAVSR from the coding sequence ATGAATACAGCAAAATCGTTTCAAACAAAGAGCTCATCCGCAAATCGGATAACCACAAAGGAACTGGTCCTGGCCGGGATGTTCGCGGCTGTTCTTGCCGTAATATCCCAATTATCTATCCCTATGCCAACAGGTGTTCCCATAACCATCCAGATCTTTGGAGTGGCACTTATAGGAACCGTGTTAGGATGGAAACTAGGCTTTTTAGCAACTCTGATTTACATCCTCTTAGGCGCTGTAGGCCTGCCGGTCTTTTCAAACTTCCGGGGAGGCATCCAATTCTTGCTGGATCTTACGGGGGGATACAAATGGGGCTGGCTTATTATGGTACTCCTCTGCGGCATCAGGCCGAAAACCGGCAGCAAGCTTCTAAACACAATCCTTATATTTCTCCTTCCGATTCTTGGAACTCTCATTGATGAAGCCATCGGAGGCCTTCAATGGGCTGCATTATCCGGAGATATGTCGGTATCAGCCGTATTTTCCTATTCCATAGTGGCATTTGTTCCAAAGGACATTATACTTACAGTTATTGCTGTTATCACCGGAATTCCTATTCGAAAAGCTGTATCACGGTAA